The following proteins are encoded in a genomic region of Micrococcaceae bacterium Sec5.8:
- a CDS encoding ABC transporter permease codes for MTTLIEAPPTDGEGLLPIKKKKSGGGLGRYILIRFFLIFPTILILVTMVFFLMRTTGDPITAALGGRLPPEQLQERITAAGYDRPIFVQYFEYLAQLITGNFGTTLSDNRPVSEMLATYGAATLELTINALLVALVVGIPLGLLAAHRRDKGPDAGLRVFAILCYATPVFFSGLLFKLTFSVWLGWLPVAGRATPASELALTSLGAPTGIYWLDAIRSGNTAALADVMAHAVLPALALGLLTAGIFLRLVRTNVIGTLGKDYVEAGRSRGVSEYRLVTKHAYKPALIPIITVMGLQIAVLLGGAVLTETTFEWKGLGFQLATYLTARDFVAVQGIVVLLAVIVAVTNFFVDIVAALIDPRVRY; via the coding sequence ATGACAACACTTATCGAGGCGCCGCCGACTGACGGCGAAGGCCTTCTGCCGATAAAGAAGAAGAAGTCCGGTGGGGGACTGGGCCGCTACATCCTCATCAGGTTCTTCCTGATCTTCCCGACGATCCTCATCCTGGTCACCATGGTGTTCTTCCTGATGCGCACCACCGGCGACCCCATCACCGCCGCCCTGGGCGGCCGGCTTCCACCGGAGCAGCTCCAGGAACGCATCACTGCCGCCGGCTACGACCGGCCCATCTTTGTGCAGTACTTCGAGTACCTGGCCCAGCTCATCACCGGCAACTTTGGCACCACACTCTCGGACAACCGGCCGGTTTCGGAAATGCTGGCCACTTACGGCGCCGCAACCCTGGAACTGACCATCAATGCCCTCCTCGTGGCGCTGGTCGTGGGCATCCCCCTGGGACTGCTCGCCGCGCACCGGCGCGACAAGGGACCCGACGCCGGGCTTCGCGTCTTCGCGATTCTCTGCTACGCGACACCGGTGTTCTTCTCCGGGCTTCTCTTCAAACTGACGTTTTCGGTCTGGCTGGGCTGGCTGCCTGTCGCTGGCCGCGCGACGCCGGCCTCGGAGCTCGCCCTGACCTCGCTCGGGGCGCCGACCGGCATCTACTGGCTGGACGCCATCCGCAGCGGCAATACTGCCGCGCTGGCGGACGTCATGGCGCACGCCGTCCTGCCGGCCCTGGCTCTGGGGCTGCTGACGGCAGGCATCTTTTTGCGCCTGGTCAGGACCAACGTGATTGGCACGCTCGGCAAAGACTACGTCGAGGCCGGCCGCTCCCGCGGTGTCAGCGAATACCGGCTGGTCACCAAGCACGCCTACAAGCCTGCCCTGATCCCCATCATCACCGTGATGGGACTGCAAATCGCCGTGCTGCTTGGCGGCGCGGTCCTGACCGAGACCACGTTCGAATGGAAAGGGCTGGGGTTCCAGCTCGCTACCTACCTGACGGCCCGCGACTTCGTGGCAGTCCAGGGCATCGTGGTCCTTCTTGCCGTCATTGTGGCTGTGACCAACTTCTTCGTGGACATAGTCGCCGCGCTGATCGACCCCCGCGTGAGGTACTGA
- a CDS encoding chorismate mutase, with product MTEQTRTLPDAESYDPGASSLAGQVDPAVMAELLSIRSSIDNIDATLVYLLAERFKATQKVGVLKATHKLPAGDPGRETAQIARLRRLAAEAHLDPAFAEKFLNFIIGEVIRHHEAIAEDHEAATQAAIAHAAGSPARGSAGPADSAGA from the coding sequence ATGACCGAGCAGACCCGAACTCTTCCCGACGCCGAATCCTATGACCCCGGAGCCAGCTCACTGGCCGGTCAGGTGGATCCCGCGGTGATGGCAGAGTTGTTGTCGATCCGCTCAAGCATCGACAACATCGATGCCACCCTCGTTTACCTTCTTGCCGAGCGGTTCAAGGCAACCCAAAAAGTCGGAGTCCTCAAGGCCACCCACAAGCTTCCTGCCGGCGACCCTGGCCGGGAGACGGCACAGATTGCCCGGCTGCGACGGCTCGCCGCCGAAGCCCACCTTGACCCGGCCTTCGCAGAAAAGTTCCTAAACTTCATCATCGGTGAGGTCATCCGGCACCACGAGGCCATCGCCGAAGACCACGAGGCAGCCACCCAGGCCGCCATTGCGCACGCCGCCGGTTCCCCCGCGCGTGGCTCCGCGGGCCCCGCCGACTCAGCCGGGGCATGA
- a CDS encoding ABC transporter substrate-binding protein — translation MAMNKKALQSAIALAGVSAFALTACTGPSGGGTSTGSAAGGGTVTYGTTDKVVTLDPAGSYDAGSFMVMNQIYPFLLNSKPGTADSTPDIAESASFTSPTEYTVKLKPGLKFANGHALTSSDVKFSIDRVVKIADDNGPASLLGNLDSVTVKDDSTVVFTLKAGNDQVFPGVLAANAGPIIDEEVFPADKLLTDDEIVKGKPFAGPYTIESYKKNELVGLKVNPDYQGLLGKPANGGATIKYYADSNNLKLDVQQGNIDVAGRSLTATDAADLEKDSKVKVYKGPGGELRYIVFNFDTMPFGAKAADADPAKALAVRQAMADVVDRDAIASQVYKGTYLPAYSVVPDGFVGAIQPLKEMYGDGSGKPSVDKAKKAFADAGVSAPVTIKLQYNPDHYGKSSGDEYAMIKEQLEKSGLFKVELQSTEWVTYSKDRTADAYPVYQLGWFPDYSDADNYLTPFFVPGNFLKNHYENPAVTDLISKQLTTVDKGEREKVLGEAQTAVAKDLSTLPLLQGAQLMVAGKDVKGVEKTLDASFKTRLGVISK, via the coding sequence ATGGCAATGAACAAAAAGGCCCTGCAGAGCGCCATCGCGCTCGCCGGGGTATCCGCCTTCGCACTAACCGCCTGCACCGGCCCTTCCGGCGGCGGTACGTCCACCGGCAGCGCCGCCGGCGGAGGCACCGTGACGTATGGCACCACCGACAAGGTCGTCACCCTCGACCCGGCCGGCTCTTACGATGCCGGCTCCTTCATGGTGATGAACCAGATCTACCCGTTCCTGCTCAACTCGAAGCCCGGCACCGCCGACTCCACGCCGGACATCGCCGAGTCGGCATCCTTCACGAGCCCCACCGAGTACACGGTCAAGCTCAAGCCCGGCCTGAAGTTCGCCAACGGCCACGCCCTGACGTCCTCCGATGTGAAGTTCTCCATCGACCGCGTCGTCAAGATCGCTGACGACAACGGTCCCGCCTCGCTGCTGGGCAACCTCGATTCGGTGACGGTCAAGGACGACTCCACCGTGGTGTTCACGCTCAAGGCCGGCAACGACCAGGTCTTCCCGGGCGTCCTTGCAGCCAATGCCGGTCCGATCATTGACGAAGAAGTCTTTCCGGCGGACAAGTTGTTGACGGACGATGAGATCGTCAAGGGCAAGCCCTTCGCCGGTCCCTACACGATCGAAAGCTATAAGAAGAACGAACTCGTGGGCCTCAAGGTCAACCCGGACTACCAGGGCCTGCTTGGCAAGCCGGCCAACGGCGGCGCCACGATCAAGTACTACGCCGATTCGAACAACCTCAAGCTGGATGTCCAGCAGGGCAACATCGACGTCGCCGGCCGCAGCCTGACGGCCACCGACGCCGCCGACCTCGAAAAGGACTCCAAGGTCAAGGTCTACAAGGGACCGGGTGGTGAACTGCGCTACATCGTGTTCAACTTCGACACCATGCCGTTCGGTGCCAAGGCCGCCGATGCCGATCCCGCCAAGGCCCTCGCCGTGCGGCAGGCCATGGCCGACGTCGTCGACCGCGACGCGATCGCCAGCCAGGTCTACAAGGGGACCTACCTGCCGGCCTACTCTGTTGTTCCGGACGGCTTCGTCGGGGCCATCCAGCCGCTCAAGGAAATGTACGGTGACGGCAGCGGCAAGCCCAGCGTCGATAAAGCCAAGAAGGCCTTCGCCGACGCCGGCGTGAGTGCTCCGGTCACCATCAAGCTCCAGTACAACCCGGACCACTACGGCAAGTCCTCGGGTGACGAATACGCCATGATCAAGGAGCAGCTCGAAAAGTCTGGCCTGTTCAAAGTTGAGCTGCAGTCCACCGAATGGGTCACCTACTCCAAGGACCGCACGGCTGATGCGTACCCCGTGTACCAGCTCGGCTGGTTCCCGGACTACTCCGACGCTGACAACTACCTCACGCCGTTCTTCGTCCCCGGCAACTTCCTGAAGAACCACTACGAAAACCCCGCCGTCACGGACCTGATCAGCAAGCAGCTGACCACCGTTGACAAGGGTGAGCGCGAAAAGGTCCTCGGTGAGGCCCAGACGGCCGTCGCCAAGGACCTGTCAACGCTGCCGCTGTTGCAGGGCGCCCAGCTCATGGTCGCCGGCAAGGACGTCAAGGGTGTCGAAAAAACCCTCGATGCGTCCTTCAAGACCCGCCTTGGTGTCATTTCCAAGTAG
- a CDS encoding DMT family transporter codes for MKASLYLVLAALFWSGNFIVGKAAVESMTPLDLTFWRWTLAAVPLLLLAHVVEKPDWHAVLRRWPALLLLSALGMSGYTLLLYGALGQTSAVNAALITSANPALIVVLAIVLLGERTTRLGWSGICLGLLGVLLVLTRGELQRVFSFSLNGGEVLMIGAAVVWAFYTIIARRLDVPAISATAVQVAIAAVMLAPFALAAQVRLPQTQAEAWSLAYIVVFPSLGAYLLWNIALKTTPPGTAGNYLNLIVVFTAVITVALGTPLTLVQVAGGIMVVVGVLLTGIKAKDHARRRVA; via the coding sequence GTGAAAGCGTCCCTGTACCTTGTCCTTGCCGCCCTGTTCTGGTCCGGGAATTTCATTGTCGGCAAGGCTGCGGTGGAATCGATGACGCCACTGGACCTGACATTCTGGCGATGGACGCTCGCCGCCGTCCCGTTGCTGCTCCTGGCCCACGTCGTGGAGAAACCGGACTGGCACGCGGTCCTGCGCCGCTGGCCGGCGCTCCTGCTGCTGAGCGCACTGGGCATGAGCGGATACACCCTGCTGCTGTACGGCGCACTCGGCCAGACCTCCGCCGTGAACGCGGCCCTGATCACGTCAGCCAATCCGGCGCTGATCGTGGTGCTGGCGATCGTCCTCCTCGGCGAGCGGACGACACGCCTGGGCTGGTCCGGCATCTGCCTCGGCCTGCTCGGCGTATTGCTGGTCCTCACGCGGGGCGAGCTGCAGCGGGTGTTCAGTTTTTCTCTCAATGGTGGCGAAGTGCTGATGATCGGCGCGGCCGTCGTCTGGGCCTTCTACACAATCATCGCCCGCCGGCTGGATGTCCCTGCCATCTCGGCGACTGCCGTCCAGGTGGCGATTGCGGCCGTAATGCTGGCCCCGTTCGCCCTCGCCGCACAGGTGCGGCTTCCGCAAACGCAGGCGGAGGCCTGGTCACTGGCCTACATCGTGGTCTTCCCGTCCCTGGGCGCCTATTTGTTGTGGAACATTGCCCTGAAGACCACCCCGCCGGGTACCGCGGGGAACTACCTGAACCTGATCGTGGTCTTCACGGCCGTCATCACCGTGGCGCTGGGAACGCCGCTCACCCTGGTCCAGGTGGCGGGCGGCATCATGGTCGTCGTGGGCGTCCTGCTGACCGGCATCAAGGCGAAGGATCACGCACGGCGGCGCGTTGCCTGA
- a CDS encoding YegS/Rv2252/BmrU family lipid kinase: MVIAVAVNPRASFSRGLHAGGEAAKCFRDAGAEVLVLSADSYAALALSVDQALVSGVDALVVVGGDGMVHLGVNALAGRGAPFGAIPLGIVPTGTGNDMARALGLPAHDVPAACARVLEALASGGRLIDAGRATSEGRSCWFAGVVSAGFDAAVNERANAWRWPRGKARYHLALLRELVSFRPINYTVTADGERWQQGAMLISVANGQSIGGGMRITPNALLDDGCLDLFIVSPLSRAGLLKVFPRVFSGGHLGHPAVQIRRVRKVVLSAANVVAYADGERLGPLPLTIEVVPDAVRVLA, translated from the coding sequence ATGGTCATCGCTGTCGCCGTCAACCCACGGGCTTCCTTCAGCCGCGGGCTCCACGCCGGCGGCGAGGCGGCCAAGTGCTTCCGGGATGCCGGGGCGGAGGTGCTGGTCCTTTCCGCGGACAGTTATGCCGCGCTCGCGCTGTCCGTGGACCAGGCGCTCGTCTCGGGGGTGGACGCGCTCGTCGTCGTAGGTGGCGACGGCATGGTCCACCTTGGCGTCAACGCGCTCGCGGGAAGGGGCGCGCCCTTCGGCGCAATTCCCCTGGGGATCGTTCCGACCGGCACGGGAAACGACATGGCGAGAGCGCTCGGCCTGCCCGCCCACGACGTACCCGCGGCCTGCGCCAGGGTGCTCGAGGCGCTGGCGTCCGGCGGCCGGCTGATCGACGCAGGACGGGCGACATCCGAAGGCCGGTCCTGCTGGTTCGCCGGAGTGGTCTCCGCCGGGTTCGACGCGGCAGTCAACGAACGGGCCAACGCCTGGCGGTGGCCCCGGGGGAAAGCCCGCTACCACCTGGCCCTGCTCCGGGAGCTTGTCTCGTTCCGGCCGATCAACTACACGGTGACGGCGGACGGCGAGCGCTGGCAGCAAGGCGCAATGCTGATCTCGGTCGCCAACGGTCAATCGATCGGCGGCGGCATGAGGATTACCCCCAACGCCCTGCTCGACGACGGCTGTCTGGACCTCTTCATTGTCAGCCCGCTGTCGCGCGCCGGCTTGCTGAAGGTCTTTCCACGGGTCTTCTCCGGCGGTCATCTGGGGCATCCGGCGGTTCAGATCCGGCGGGTGCGAAAGGTGGTGCTGTCGGCGGCGAACGTGGTGGCATACGCCGATGGTGAGCGGCTCGGCCCGTTGCCGCTGACCATCGAGGTGGTTCCCGATGCTGTTCGCGTCCTGGCCTAG
- a CDS encoding ABC transporter permease, whose translation MSTTAVTEPIKDPRGPWFRRLPVISHFNKSVGLQRGMLVAGLVLTAVFLLTALLAPLIAPFGFSQISDADGGFPAQQAPGGKHLMGTTVGGYDVFSRVVWGAQTAVLVIIVAVIMSIFIGVILGLVSGYIGGWLDRTLVVIADAIYAFPPLLVAIVMAIAISGGRSSLWGGILAAAISITVVFIPQYFRVIRAETIRLKAEPFVESAKVVGASNIRIMRLHVFKNATRTLPLIFTLNASEAILTLAGLGFLGFGIEPTSAAEWGFDLNKALADTTSGIWWTGVYPGLAIVLTVLGLTLVGESINDLNDPRLRGRKKAVAGKGGPDSTTAAKAALEAEVRSS comes from the coding sequence ATGAGCACCACTGCCGTTACTGAACCCATCAAGGACCCCCGGGGGCCGTGGTTCCGGCGCCTGCCGGTCATCTCGCACTTCAATAAGAGCGTCGGCCTGCAGCGCGGAATGCTCGTCGCCGGGCTTGTGCTTACCGCCGTGTTCCTGCTCACCGCGTTGCTTGCCCCCCTGATCGCGCCCTTCGGTTTCTCCCAGATTTCCGACGCCGACGGCGGCTTCCCGGCGCAGCAAGCCCCCGGCGGCAAGCACCTCATGGGCACCACCGTCGGTGGCTACGACGTCTTCTCGCGCGTCGTTTGGGGGGCGCAGACCGCCGTCCTGGTCATCATTGTGGCCGTGATCATGTCCATTTTCATCGGCGTGATCCTGGGCCTGGTCAGCGGCTACATCGGCGGCTGGCTGGACCGGACGCTGGTGGTGATTGCCGATGCCATCTACGCCTTCCCGCCGCTGCTGGTGGCGATTGTCATGGCGATTGCCATAAGCGGCGGAAGGTCAAGCCTCTGGGGCGGCATCCTCGCGGCGGCGATCTCCATCACCGTCGTCTTCATTCCGCAGTACTTCCGCGTTATCCGGGCCGAGACCATCCGGCTCAAAGCAGAACCCTTCGTGGAATCGGCCAAAGTGGTGGGCGCCTCCAACATCCGCATCATGCGCCTGCACGTGTTCAAGAACGCCACCCGCACCCTTCCCCTGATCTTCACCCTCAACGCCTCCGAGGCCATCCTTACCCTGGCCGGCCTGGGCTTCCTGGGCTTTGGCATTGAGCCGACGTCCGCCGCGGAATGGGGCTTCGACCTCAACAAAGCGCTGGCAGATACCACGTCCGGGATCTGGTGGACAGGTGTATACCCCGGCCTCGCGATCGTCCTGACCGTCCTGGGCCTGACACTGGTCGGGGAGAGCATCAACGACCTCAACGACCCCCGGTTGCGTGGCCGCAAGAAAGCCGTCGCCGGCAAAGGCGGCCCGGACTCCACCACCGCCGCCAAAGCTGCCCTCGAAGCAGAAGTGAGAAGTTCATGA
- a CDS encoding DUF4166 domain-containing protein, which translates to MSNPIYHRALGTDFGRLQPELQEYFSLTPGSGHYGVGEGVFEVVGCRQSWLRPLLRLAGGEQAFFPEYGENIRFRIENHAHLDPFGRSSLTARREIFFPGTTRLFHDTTSWDDAGGQPRLLDYVGRYRRLVTDLNLGVTAGGRLRGVSEASRLLLGPLRIPLPAALDAKAYAEQWWAPGEGTAGKHRIQVKVIQPQLGLVLVYAGYFDYRLEPYPGRLTSSGFLPDYARPDRWESRS; encoded by the coding sequence TTGAGTAACCCGATCTACCACCGGGCCCTCGGCACTGACTTCGGCCGGCTGCAGCCGGAGCTGCAGGAGTACTTTTCCCTCACGCCCGGGTCCGGCCACTATGGCGTCGGGGAAGGCGTCTTCGAGGTGGTGGGCTGCCGGCAGAGCTGGCTTCGCCCCTTGCTGCGGCTTGCCGGCGGAGAGCAGGCGTTCTTCCCGGAGTACGGGGAAAACATTCGGTTTCGGATCGAGAACCACGCCCACCTGGACCCGTTCGGCCGCTCCAGCCTCACCGCACGCCGCGAAATCTTCTTTCCGGGCACCACCCGGCTGTTCCACGACACCACAAGCTGGGACGATGCCGGCGGCCAGCCCCGGCTGCTGGACTATGTCGGGCGGTACCGGCGGCTCGTCACGGACCTCAATCTTGGTGTCACCGCCGGAGGACGGCTGCGGGGAGTCTCGGAGGCCTCCCGGTTGCTCCTGGGCCCGCTGCGGATTCCGTTACCGGCCGCGCTCGATGCCAAAGCCTACGCCGAACAGTGGTGGGCGCCCGGGGAGGGCACGGCCGGGAAACACCGCATCCAGGTCAAGGTGATCCAGCCGCAGCTCGGGTTGGTCCTGGTCTACGCGGGATACTTCGACTACCGGCTGGAACCCTACCCCGGCCGGTTGACGTCATCGGGCTTCCTGCCGGATTACGCCAGGCCGGACCGCTGGGAAAGCCGCAGCTGA
- a CDS encoding ABC transporter ATP-binding protein produces the protein MTSNIDTTGPAAGPVLDIDHLKVTFATDAGDVYAVKDVSLTVNPGEVVAIVGESGSGKTVTAKTILGLLPETAISSGAVLINGNNVISVSPAKLREIRGRDVAMVFQEPSTALNPVFTVGWQIAEGIRSHARHGKSARVSAKEAKTRAIEALRKVGIPDPETRVNYYPHQFSGGQKQRVVIAAALALNPGLIVADEPTTALDVTVQAEILELLRDLRDQYGTSIVLITHNMGVVADLADRVVVMYQGDVVEEAASRVLFAEPKQEYTKKLLAAVPHLGRNSASEGMTERAHQGGKVLVEATNLTIEYPGRLGSPAFKAVDGVNFTLSEGEVFGLVGESGSGKTTIGRAIAGLNRTTGGSLKVLGYEMLNLKERTFKPLRKEIGFVFQDPAASFNPQLTIGDCIAEPLIIHTNPSPAQARQRTRELLEAVQLPAAYADRFPHELSGGQRQRASLARALILNPKLLVADEPTSALDVSVQAVVLELFKEIQAEFGFAALFISHDLAVVDILSHWVGVLYKGQMVEQGLGNQVMGNPQHAYTKKLIASLPVPDPDEQAKRRKDFRAVLHS, from the coding sequence ATGACCAGCAACATCGATACAACCGGCCCCGCAGCCGGCCCCGTCCTCGACATCGACCACCTCAAGGTCACCTTCGCCACCGACGCCGGGGATGTATACGCCGTCAAAGACGTGAGCCTGACGGTCAACCCGGGCGAAGTCGTGGCGATCGTGGGCGAGTCCGGCTCCGGCAAAACCGTCACCGCCAAGACCATCCTCGGTCTTCTGCCGGAGACCGCCATCAGTTCCGGCGCGGTGCTGATCAACGGCAACAACGTGATCAGCGTCAGCCCGGCGAAACTGCGGGAAATCCGTGGCCGCGACGTTGCCATGGTTTTCCAGGAGCCTTCCACCGCCCTCAACCCGGTCTTTACTGTGGGCTGGCAGATCGCCGAGGGCATCCGTTCGCACGCCCGCCACGGGAAGTCAGCACGGGTCAGCGCCAAGGAAGCCAAGACCCGCGCCATCGAAGCGCTCCGGAAGGTCGGCATCCCGGACCCGGAAACCCGGGTCAACTACTATCCCCACCAGTTTTCCGGCGGACAGAAACAGCGCGTGGTGATCGCTGCCGCACTCGCGCTGAACCCAGGACTGATCGTGGCGGACGAGCCCACAACGGCGCTTGATGTCACGGTGCAGGCAGAAATCCTTGAGTTGTTGCGGGACCTCCGGGACCAGTACGGCACCTCGATCGTGCTGATCACCCACAACATGGGTGTCGTGGCCGACCTCGCCGACCGCGTCGTGGTGATGTACCAGGGGGACGTCGTTGAAGAGGCAGCTTCACGGGTGCTCTTCGCTGAGCCGAAACAGGAGTACACCAAAAAGCTCCTGGCGGCCGTTCCGCACCTTGGCCGGAACTCCGCTTCCGAGGGCATGACCGAACGGGCGCACCAGGGCGGGAAAGTGCTCGTCGAGGCCACCAACCTGACCATCGAATACCCCGGCCGGTTGGGAAGCCCCGCCTTCAAGGCGGTGGACGGGGTCAACTTCACCCTGTCCGAAGGCGAGGTCTTCGGCCTGGTGGGGGAGTCCGGCTCCGGCAAGACCACCATCGGGCGGGCCATCGCGGGCCTGAACCGGACCACCGGGGGCAGCTTGAAAGTGCTGGGCTATGAGATGCTCAACCTTAAAGAGCGCACGTTCAAGCCGCTGCGCAAGGAGATCGGGTTTGTGTTCCAGGACCCGGCCGCGTCGTTCAACCCCCAGCTGACGATCGGGGACTGCATCGCCGAACCGTTGATCATCCACACCAATCCCAGCCCGGCCCAGGCCAGGCAGCGGACCCGGGAACTGCTCGAAGCCGTGCAGCTGCCGGCGGCCTACGCCGACCGTTTCCCGCATGAACTCTCCGGCGGGCAACGGCAGCGGGCCTCCCTCGCGCGCGCTCTCATCCTGAACCCGAAGCTCCTCGTCGCCGACGAGCCGACCTCGGCCCTGGATGTCTCTGTCCAGGCGGTCGTGCTGGAATTGTTTAAGGAAATCCAGGCCGAATTTGGCTTTGCGGCCCTGTTCATCAGCCATGACCTCGCCGTGGTGGACATTCTCTCGCACTGGGTTGGCGTTCTCTACAAGGGCCAGATGGTGGAGCAAGGGCTCGGAAACCAGGTGATGGGCAACCCGCAACACGCCTACACCAAGAAGCTGATTGCCTCCCTTCCCGTGCCGGACCCGGACGAGCAGGCCAAGCGCCGGAAGGACTTCCGCGCCGTGCTGCACAGCTAA
- the mnmA gene encoding tRNA 2-thiouridine(34) synthase MnmA — protein sequence MRVLAAMSGGVDSAVAAARAVEAGHDVVGVHLALSRMPGTLRTGSRGCCTIEDSRDAWRACDVLGIPYYVWDFSERFKEDVVQDFIDEYAAGRTPNPCMRCNERIKFAALLEKAIALGFDAVCTGHYAKVITDAQGNPELHRAADWAKDQSYVLGVLTHEQLRHSMFPLADTPSKAEVRAEAERRGLSVANKPDSHDICFIPDGDTAGWLAEKIDMTTGDIVDESGAKVGEHPGANAFTVGQRRGLKLGTPAADGKPRFVLEIRPKENKVVVGPEALLAIDEIRGIKVSWAGLPIAEIATGGQFDCYAQVRAHGDPVPATAHMDHGDLVVTLTEPLRGVAPGQTVVLYQGSRVLGQATIDAARSLQRAVL from the coding sequence ATGCGAGTTCTTGCAGCCATGAGCGGCGGCGTCGATTCCGCCGTTGCCGCAGCCCGCGCCGTCGAGGCCGGGCACGACGTCGTCGGCGTCCACCTTGCCCTATCGCGGATGCCGGGCACCCTGCGCACCGGCAGCCGCGGCTGCTGCACCATCGAGGATTCCCGCGATGCCTGGCGGGCCTGCGACGTGCTCGGTATCCCTTACTACGTGTGGGACTTCTCCGAGCGTTTCAAGGAAGACGTCGTCCAGGACTTCATCGACGAGTACGCTGCAGGCCGTACCCCCAACCCCTGCATGCGCTGCAATGAGCGGATTAAGTTCGCCGCGCTGTTGGAGAAGGCGATCGCCTTGGGGTTCGACGCCGTGTGCACCGGCCACTACGCCAAGGTGATCACCGACGCCCAGGGCAACCCGGAGCTGCACCGGGCCGCTGACTGGGCCAAGGACCAGAGCTACGTGCTCGGTGTCCTCACGCACGAGCAACTCAGGCACTCCATGTTCCCGCTCGCGGACACGCCCTCCAAGGCCGAGGTCCGCGCCGAGGCCGAGCGCCGCGGCCTGTCCGTGGCCAACAAGCCCGACAGCCACGACATCTGCTTCATCCCCGACGGCGACACCGCCGGCTGGCTGGCCGAGAAAATCGACATGACGACCGGCGACATCGTGGATGAATCCGGCGCCAAGGTCGGCGAGCACCCGGGCGCCAACGCCTTCACCGTCGGCCAGCGCCGCGGCCTGAAGCTGGGAACCCCGGCCGCCGACGGCAAGCCGCGCTTTGTGCTGGAGATCCGGCCCAAGGAGAACAAAGTGGTCGTCGGGCCCGAGGCGCTGTTGGCCATCGACGAGATCCGGGGCATCAAAGTGTCCTGGGCCGGGCTGCCCATCGCGGAGATTGCCACCGGCGGGCAATTCGACTGCTACGCCCAGGTCCGCGCCCATGGCGACCCTGTGCCCGCAACGGCGCACATGGACCACGGCGACCTCGTTGTCACCCTGACGGAACCGCTGCGCGGCGTGGCCCCCGGGCAAACTGTGGTGCTCTACCAGGGCAGCCGGGTCCTGGGACAGGCCACCATCGACGCCGCCCGGTCGCTGCAGCGGGCGGTCCTTTAG
- a CDS encoding cysteine desulfurase family protein yields the protein MSVYLDHAATTTLAPEALAALTRELARTGNPSSLHGSGRRARRAVEDAREVLAAAAGAHPSEVIFTSGGTEADNLAVKGLYWARRAENPARTRILCTAVEHHAVLDTVEWLERHEGAEVTWLPVDADGIVELSVLAEELARDPASIALVTVMWANNEVGSIQPMAEIVRLAHGAGVPVHSDAVQAFGSVPVDFRASGLAAMSVSGHKIGGPVGVGALLLGRAVKLTPVQHGGGQERDVRSGTLDTASIAAFAAAAEAVTASLRVEAGRIAALRDRLIDGVRTAVPDAVLRGAPGSRRLPGNVHFTFPGCEGDSLLFLLDLAGVESSTGSACTAGVPRPSHVLLAMGLDEDTARGAQRFSLGHSSTGADVDALLAALPGAYSRARQAGMAGHESSIQTAGTVARRSAGPG from the coding sequence GTGTCCGTCTACCTTGATCATGCCGCCACCACCACCCTTGCACCGGAGGCCCTGGCCGCGCTGACCCGCGAACTGGCCCGGACCGGCAACCCGTCCTCGCTGCACGGATCGGGCCGCCGCGCCCGGCGTGCCGTGGAGGACGCCCGCGAGGTGCTGGCGGCTGCGGCCGGCGCGCACCCCTCGGAAGTGATCTTCACCTCGGGTGGAACGGAGGCCGACAACCTCGCCGTTAAGGGCCTCTACTGGGCCCGGCGCGCTGAGAACCCGGCCCGTACCCGCATTCTGTGCACCGCCGTCGAGCACCACGCCGTGCTCGACACCGTCGAGTGGCTCGAGCGCCATGAAGGAGCCGAGGTGACCTGGCTGCCCGTGGACGCGGACGGCATCGTTGAGCTTTCCGTGCTGGCCGAGGAGCTTGCGCGGGACCCTGCGTCGATCGCTCTCGTCACGGTGATGTGGGCCAACAACGAGGTCGGCAGCATCCAGCCCATGGCCGAGATCGTGCGGCTGGCCCACGGGGCCGGGGTTCCGGTCCATTCCGACGCCGTCCAGGCCTTCGGCTCCGTGCCCGTGGACTTCCGTGCCAGTGGCCTCGCTGCCATGTCGGTGTCCGGGCACAAGATCGGCGGCCCGGTCGGCGTCGGGGCGCTGCTGCTGGGACGCGCCGTGAAGCTGACTCCGGTCCAGCACGGCGGAGGGCAGGAGCGCGACGTCCGCTCCGGAACGCTCGACACCGCGTCGATTGCGGCCTTCGCCGCGGCAGCCGAAGCCGTCACTGCCTCGCTCCGGGTCGAAGCGGGCCGCATCGCGGCGCTCCGGGACCGGCTGATCGACGGCGTCCGGACGGCCGTGCCCGACGCCGTTCTGCGCGGGGCTCCCGGTAGCAGGCGGCTCCCGGGCAATGTGCATTTCACTTTTCCGGGCTGCGAAGGTGACTCGCTGCTGTTTCTGCTGGATCTGGCCGGCGTCGAATCTTCCACCGGGTCCGCCTGCACCGCGGGCGTGCCCCGGCCCTCCCACGTATTGCTGGCCATGGGGCTGGATGAGGACACGGCCCGGGGAGCCCAGCGCTTCAGCCTGGGCCATTCCTCCACCGGGGCCGACGTCGACGCGTTGCTCGCTGCCCTGCCCGGCGCCTACTCCCGCGCGCGCCAGGCCGGCATGGCGGGGCACGAATCCAGCATCCAGACCGCCGGCACCGTGGCCCGCCGGTCCGCCGGTCCTGGCTAA